From the genome of Populus trichocarpa isolate Nisqually-1 chromosome 15, P.trichocarpa_v4.1, whole genome shotgun sequence, one region includes:
- the LOC7453820 gene encoding DNA-(apurinic or apyrimidinic site) endonuclease, which produces MKRFFKPIEKDGSAKKPTLSTNQEDNEKKEASESEETNNNGNTMKKEPLKFITWNANSLLLRVKNNWPGFSKFVSDIDPDVIVIQEVRMPAAGSKGAPKNSGEIKDDTNSSREEKKILMRALSSSPFGNYNVWWSLADSKYAGTALLVKKCFQPVKVSFALDQTASKHEPDGRVILAEFKTFRLLNTYAPNNGWKEEEKSFQRRRKWDKRMLEVVVQLSDKPLIWCGDLNVSHEEIDVSHPEFFSAAKVNGYVPPNKEDCGQPGFTLSERKRFGAILKEGKLIDAYRFLHKERDMERGFSWSGNPIGKYRGKRMRIDFFIVSEKLKDRIIQCEMHGHGIELEGFYGSDHCPVSLELSPASPDSNES; this is translated from the exons ATGAAGCGATTTTTCAAGCCAATAGAGAAAGATGGTTCTGCAAAGAAACCAACACTGTCCACCAACCAAGAAgacaatgaaaagaaagaggCTTCAGAATCAGAGGAGACCAACAACAATGGCAATACCATGAAGAAAGAGCCATTAAAGTTCATTACTTGGAATGCTAATAGCTTGCTACTTCGAGTCAAGAACAACTGGCCTGGGTTTTCAAAGTTTGTCTCTGACATTGATCCTGATGTCATTGTCATACAG GAAGTAAGGATGCCCGCTGCTGGCTCAAAAGGTGCACCTAAAAACTCTGGAGAGATCAAAGATGACACAAACTCTTCTCGTGAGGAAAAGAAG ATATTAATGCGTGCTCTTTCCAGTTCACCATTCGGAAATTATAATGTTTGGTGGTCCCTTGCGGATTCAAAGTATGCTGGGACTGCATTGTTAGTAAAGAAGTGTTTTCAACCAGTAAAGGTCTCTTTTGCTCTTGACCAAACAG CTTCAAAGCATGAACCAGATGGAAGGGTTATTTTAGCTGAATTCAAGACATTCCGTTTACTAAATACATATGCACCAAATAATGGTTggaaagaggaagagaaatCATTTCAGAGGAGAAGGAAATGGGATAAAAGAATGCTAGAGGTTGTTGTGCAGTTATCAGATAAGCCTCTTATATGGTGTGGTGATCTGAATGTTAG CCATGAAGAGATAGATGTGAGTCATCCAGAATTTTTCAGTGCAGCAAAGGTCAATGGCTATGTTCCTCCAAATAAAGAG GATTGCGGACAGCCTGGATTTACCTTGAGTGAGAGGAAGCGTTTTGGTGCTATACTGAAAGA GGGAAAGCTGATAGATGCATACAGATTTCTGCACAAAGAGAGGGACATGGAGCGTGGCTTCTCATGGTCTGGAAACCCCATTGGAAA GTACCGAGGAAAAAGGAtgagaattgattttttcattgtttctgAGAAACTCAAAGATAGGATCATTCAATGTGAGATGCATGGGCATGGAATTGAATTGGAAG GTTTCTATGGAAGCGACCACTGTCCAGTCTCTCTTGAGCTCTCTCCAGCCAGTCCTGATTCCAATGAGAGCTGA